In Myripristis murdjan chromosome 9, fMyrMur1.1, whole genome shotgun sequence, the following proteins share a genomic window:
- the LOC115364858 gene encoding nucleus accumbens-associated protein 2-like has product MSDGLLQVEIPDFGSSVLGSLNQQRLLGHYCDVSILVQGQAFKAHRAVLAASSLYFRDLFSSAADSSSSSSSAAASPSSSQAVFELPSSVTPTCFQQILSFCYTGRLSMAASEQLVLMYTAGYLQIQNIVERGMELMMMKASSSSSPLCCDSQTTSADELGSYDTALQQQVAPQRAGPPQEASPDQPSLSPEELLLAVSRIKQERADTPPADDMGGAGGDGGEARLDVAGDLQASRGSALCYLGAGGGLVPGLQSYLLASGERSSPGGSSLPTDSPPSHPATEEELEEDYYGNAVPAGLYQHMYGHPGNTYIQDKMETLPLPLANERRPCVLIGRDTMALPASLISQIGYRCHPTLYTEGDPGEKVELVAGSGVYMTRGQLMNCHLCAGVKHKVLLRRLLATFFDRNTLANSCGTGIRSSTNDPSRKPLDNRVLNTVKLYCQNFAPNFKESEMNVIAADMCTNARRVRKRWLPKIQSLLPDGLSAPASHPRKGKRGAAGGGGAAGGGGGGNGGGQGGEAAAQPSSSPFELDLRQLSASYLGLEAPLYAERREREREAAAEREREKETSAALLPHLQFAGSRGGAGAAAGGGGGGGTGPGEEVLTGGEAEGGGGGAVRVQTEQHQDPPPSLSSSASSSSSSHPSPQPAEPASTSRGLDAEERGAELLEDSQ; this is encoded by the exons ATGTCGGACGGCCTGCTGCAGGTGGAGATCCCGGACTTCGGCAGCAGCGTGCTGGGCAGCCTGAACCAGCAGCGGCTGCTGGGTCACTACTGCGACGTGTCCATCCTGGTGCAGGGCCAGGCCTTCAAGGCTCACCGCGCCGTCCTCGCCGCCTCCTCGCTCTACTTCAGAGACCTGTTCAGCTCGGCCGCcgattcctcctcctcttcctcctccgccgccgcctccccctcctcctcccaggcGGTGTTCGAGCTGCCGTCCTCGGTGACGCCGACGTGTTTCCAGCAGATTCTGTCGTTCTGCTACACGGGCCGGCTCAGCATGGCGGCCAGCGAGCAGCTGGTGCTCATGTACACGGCCGGCTACCTGCAGATCCAGAACATCGTGGAGCGAGGCAtggagctgatgatgatgaaggcctcctcctcttcctcgccgcTCTGTTGCGACTCCCAG ACGACCTCAGCAGACGAGCTGGGCAGCTACGACACggcgctgcagcagcaggtggcgccGCAGCGAGCCGGCCCGCCGCAGGAGGCCAGTCCGGACCAGCCGAGCCTCAGCCccgaggagctgctgctggccgtcAGCCGGATCAAACAGGAGCGAGCCGACACGCCTCCGGCCGATGACATGGGAGGAGCGGGAGGAGACGGAGGGGAGGCCAG gctGGATGTTGCAGGAGACCTCCAGGCCTCCAGGGGCAGCGCTCTGTGTTACCTGGGTGCAGGTGGAGGTTTGGTTCCTGGCCTGCAGTCCTACCTGCTGGCCAGCGGGGAGCGTTCCAGCCCAGGAGGCTCCAGCCTCCCCACCGactcccccccctcccaccctgccaccgaggaggagctggaggaagatTACTATGGCAACGCCGTCCCGGCCGGCCTGTACCAACACATGTACGGACACCCGGGGAACACCTACA TCCAGGACAAGATGGAGACGCTGCCCCTCCCACTGGCTAATGAGCGCCGGCCCTGCGTGCTGATTGGCCGAGACACCATGGCCCTGCCGGCCAGTCTGATCAGTCAGATTGGGTATCGCTGCCACCCGACGCTCTACACCGAGGGCGACCCGGGCGAGAAGGTGGAGCTGGTGGCGG gttcagGTGTGTACATGACACGTGGTCAGCTGATGAACTGTCACCTGTGTGCCGGAGTCAAACACAAGGTGCTGCTCAGGAGGCTGCTGGCCACCTTCTTCGACAG AAACACTCTGGCCAATAGCTGCGGGACAGGGATCCGCTCCTCCACCAATGATCCGAGCCGAAAACCTCTGGACAACCGAGTGCTAAACACTGTCAAac tctaCTGTCAAAACTTCGCTCCCAACTTCAAGGAGAGTGAGATGAATGTGATCGCCGCAGACATGTGCACCAACGCCAGGCGAGTCCGCAAGCGCTGGCTCCCCAAGATCCAGTCGCTCCTCCCCGACGGCCTTTCTGCCCCCGCCTCCCATCCCCGCAAGGGCAAGAGAGGagcggcaggaggaggaggagcagcgggaggaggtggaggaggaaatggaggagGTCAGGGAGGAGAGGCGGCGGCACAGCCCAGCTCCAGCCCCTTCGAGCTGGACCTGCGGCAGCTGAGCGCCTCCTACCTGGGCCTGGAGGCGCCGCTGTACGCCGAGCgccgcgagagagagagggaggcggcggcggagagagagagggagaaggagaccTCGGCCGCCCTCCTGCCTCACCTGCAGTTTGCGGGTTCCCGCGGCGGTGCAGGAGCAGCAGCGgggggaggcggcggcggcggcacgGGGCCGGGTGAGGAGGTGCTAACAGGCGGGgaggcggagggaggaggaggaggagcagtgagAGTACAGACTGAGCAACACCAagacccccctccctccctctcctcctccgcctcctcctcctcctcctcccacccctccccccagcCTGCAGAGCCCGCCTCCACTAGCAGGGGATTGGatgcagaggagaggggggcgGAGCTTCTGGAAGACAGCCAATAA
- the brd3b gene encoding bromodomain-containing protein 3b isoform X4 → MQNVVVKTLWKHQFAWPFYQPVDAIKLCLADYHKVIKNPMDMGTIKKRLENNYYWSASEAMQDFNTMFTNCYIYNKPTDDIVLMAQALEKIFLQKVAQMPQEEVALLPPAPKGKAKSKPPAPATTVSQQAESSASPPTSYPSPSPSQTPVISTTPTPVQATPPVSAPQPPATMMPSAQPVVKKKGVKRKADTTTPTTSAISAGRADSPSAQDVKPAKLGSSRREAAARPAKTRKEGGEEAAGGEGGGAGGGVGAGGRKGGKLGEQLKHCDTILKEMLSKKHAAYAWPFYKPVDAEALELHDYHDIIKHPMDLSTVRKKMDNREYSDPQSFATDVRLMFSNCYKYNPPDHEVVAMARKLQDVFEMRFAKMPDEGSEASVPSTTPLVSKSTASSDSSNNSSSDESSDSEEERATRLAELQEQLKAVHEQLAVLSQAPVSKPKKKKEKKDKEKEKKKEKEKGNKGKTEEEKKPKAAAQPPKPANQKKAPARKANSTVTATRQPKKGGKTPGGGGGGSANGDDGEESSLPMSYDEKRQLSLDINRLPGEKLGRVVHIIQSREPSLRDSNPDEIEIDFETLKPSTLRELERYVKSCLQRKQRKLLQKAAGGGASGGGASRLSGSSSSSSDDSSSTGTSSSSDTD, encoded by the exons ATGCAGAACGTGGTAGTGAAGACTCTGTGGAAGCATCAGTTTGCCTGGCCCTTCTACCAGCCTGTCGATGCCATCAAGCTCTGCCTGGCT GACTACCACAAGGTGATAAAGAACCCGATGGACATGGGAACCATCAAAAAGCGTCTGGAGAACAACTACTACTGGAGTGCCAGTGAGGCCATGCAGGACTTCAACACCATGTTTACCAACTGTTACATCTACAAcaag cccacAGATGACATCGTGCTCATGGCCCAGGCTCTGGAGAAGATCTTCCTGCAGAAAGTTGCTCAGATGCCGCAGGAGGAAGTTGCTCTGTTGCCTCCTGCACCCAAAGGGAAGGCCAAGAGCAAGCCGCCTGCACCCGCCACCACAG TGAGCCAGCAGGCCGAGTCCTCCGCCTCTCCCCCCACATCCTAcccttccccctccccctctcagACGCCAGTCATCTCGACCACGCCCACCCCCGtccaggccacgccccctgtcTCCGCACCTCAGCCGCCGGCAACCATGATGCCCTCGGCACAGCCCGTCGTCAAG AAGAAGGGTGTGAAGAGGAAAGCCGACACCACAACTCCGACCACGTCTGCGATCTCTGCCGGTCGGGCCGACTCTCCGTCCGCACAGGACGTCAAGCCGGCCAAGCTGGGCTCGTCCCGCCGCGAGGCCGCCGCCCGCCCCGCCAAGACCCgcaaggagggaggagaggaggcagcggGGGGCGAGGGGGGCGGTGCCGGGGGCGGGGTGGGTGCGGGAGGCAGGAAGGGCGGGAAGCTGGGCGAGCAGCTGAAACACTGCGACACCATCCTGAAGGAGATGCTGTCCAAGAAGCACGCCGCCTACGCCTGGCCCTTCTACAAGCCTGTGGACGCCGAGGCACTGGAGCTGCACGACTaccatgacatcatcaagcACCCCATGGACCTGAGCACCGTCcgg aaaaagATGGACAACAGAGAGTACAGCGATCCTCAGAGCTTCGCCACAGACGTCAGGTTAATGTTCTCCAACTGCTACAAGTACAACCCACCAGACCACGAGGTGGTGGCCATGGCCCGCAAGCTGcag gatgTGTTTGAGATGCGTTTTGCGAAGATGCCAGACGAGGGCTCGGAGGCGTCGGTTCCCTCTACGACGCCATTGGTCAGTAAAAGCACCGCCTCCTccgacagcagcaacaactcCTCCTCCGACGAATCCTCTGACTCCGAGGAGGAGCGGGCCACGCGATTGGCCGAGCTACAGGAGCAG TTGAAGGCGGTCCATGAGCAGCTGGCTGTCCTGTCCCAGGCTCCAGTCAGCaaaccaaagaagaagaaggagaagaaggataaggagaaggagaagaagaaggagaaggagaaagggaacaaggggaagacagaggaggagaagaagccCAAGGCCGCCGCCCAGCCACCcaagccagccaatcagaagaaagCACCCGCCAGGAAAGCCAACAGCACGGTGACCGCCACCAG GCAACCCAAGAAGGGCGGCAAGACGccaggcggcggcggcggcggctcggcCAACGGAGACGACGGCGAGGAGTCGTCCCTGCCCATGTCGTACGACGAGAAGCGGCAGCTGAGCCTGGACATCAACCGGCTGCCGGGCGAGAAGCTGGGCCGCGTCGTGCACATCATCCAGTCCAGAGAGCCGTCGCTGAGAGACTCCAACCCCGACGAGATCGAGATCGACTTCGAAACCCTCAAACCCTCCACGCTGAGAGAGCTGGAGCGCTACGTCAAGTCCTGcctgcagaggaagcagaggaagcTACTGC
- the brd3b gene encoding bromodomain-containing protein 3b isoform X3 — MQNVVVKTLWKHQFAWPFYQPVDAIKLCLADYHKVIKNPMDMGTIKKRLENNYYWSASEAMQDFNTMFTNCYIYNKPTDDIVLMAQALEKIFLQKVAQMPQEEVALLPPAPKGKAKSKPPAPATTGTAVSQQAESSASPPTSYPSPSPSQTPVISTTPTPVQATPPVSAPQPPATMMPSAQPVVKKKGVKRKADTTTPTTSAISAGRADSPSAQDVKPAKLGSSRREAAARPAKTRKEGGEEAAGGEGGGAGGGVGAGGRKGGKLGEQLKHCDTILKEMLSKKHAAYAWPFYKPVDAEALELHDYHDIIKHPMDLSTVRKKMDNREYSDPQSFATDVRLMFSNCYKYNPPDHEVVAMARKLQDVFEMRFAKMPDEGSEASVPSTTPLVSKSTASSDSSNNSSSDESSDSEEERATRLAELQEQVGAADQSQLKAVHEQLAVLSQAPVSKPKKKKEKKDKEKEKKKEKEKGNKGKTEEEKKPKAAAQPPKPANQKKAPARKANSTVTATRQPKKGGKTPGGGGGGSANGDDGEESSLPMSYDEKRQLSLDINRLPGEKLGRVVHIIQSREPSLRDSNPDEIEIDFETLKPSTLRELERYVKSCLQRKQRKLLQKAAGGGASGGGASRLSGSSSSSSDDSSSTGTSSSSDTD; from the exons ATGCAGAACGTGGTAGTGAAGACTCTGTGGAAGCATCAGTTTGCCTGGCCCTTCTACCAGCCTGTCGATGCCATCAAGCTCTGCCTGGCT GACTACCACAAGGTGATAAAGAACCCGATGGACATGGGAACCATCAAAAAGCGTCTGGAGAACAACTACTACTGGAGTGCCAGTGAGGCCATGCAGGACTTCAACACCATGTTTACCAACTGTTACATCTACAAcaag cccacAGATGACATCGTGCTCATGGCCCAGGCTCTGGAGAAGATCTTCCTGCAGAAAGTTGCTCAGATGCCGCAGGAGGAAGTTGCTCTGTTGCCTCCTGCACCCAAAGGGAAGGCCAAGAGCAAGCCGCCTGCACCCGCCACCACAGGTACTGCAG TGAGCCAGCAGGCCGAGTCCTCCGCCTCTCCCCCCACATCCTAcccttccccctccccctctcagACGCCAGTCATCTCGACCACGCCCACCCCCGtccaggccacgccccctgtcTCCGCACCTCAGCCGCCGGCAACCATGATGCCCTCGGCACAGCCCGTCGTCAAG AAGAAGGGTGTGAAGAGGAAAGCCGACACCACAACTCCGACCACGTCTGCGATCTCTGCCGGTCGGGCCGACTCTCCGTCCGCACAGGACGTCAAGCCGGCCAAGCTGGGCTCGTCCCGCCGCGAGGCCGCCGCCCGCCCCGCCAAGACCCgcaaggagggaggagaggaggcagcggGGGGCGAGGGGGGCGGTGCCGGGGGCGGGGTGGGTGCGGGAGGCAGGAAGGGCGGGAAGCTGGGCGAGCAGCTGAAACACTGCGACACCATCCTGAAGGAGATGCTGTCCAAGAAGCACGCCGCCTACGCCTGGCCCTTCTACAAGCCTGTGGACGCCGAGGCACTGGAGCTGCACGACTaccatgacatcatcaagcACCCCATGGACCTGAGCACCGTCcgg aaaaagATGGACAACAGAGAGTACAGCGATCCTCAGAGCTTCGCCACAGACGTCAGGTTAATGTTCTCCAACTGCTACAAGTACAACCCACCAGACCACGAGGTGGTGGCCATGGCCCGCAAGCTGcag gatgTGTTTGAGATGCGTTTTGCGAAGATGCCAGACGAGGGCTCGGAGGCGTCGGTTCCCTCTACGACGCCATTGGTCAGTAAAAGCACCGCCTCCTccgacagcagcaacaactcCTCCTCCGACGAATCCTCTGACTCCGAGGAGGAGCGGGCCACGCGATTGGCCGAGCTACAGGAGCAGGTTGGTGCCGCCGACCAATCACAG TTGAAGGCGGTCCATGAGCAGCTGGCTGTCCTGTCCCAGGCTCCAGTCAGCaaaccaaagaagaagaaggagaagaaggataaggagaaggagaagaagaaggagaaggagaaagggaacaaggggaagacagaggaggagaagaagccCAAGGCCGCCGCCCAGCCACCcaagccagccaatcagaagaaagCACCCGCCAGGAAAGCCAACAGCACGGTGACCGCCACCAG GCAACCCAAGAAGGGCGGCAAGACGccaggcggcggcggcggcggctcggcCAACGGAGACGACGGCGAGGAGTCGTCCCTGCCCATGTCGTACGACGAGAAGCGGCAGCTGAGCCTGGACATCAACCGGCTGCCGGGCGAGAAGCTGGGCCGCGTCGTGCACATCATCCAGTCCAGAGAGCCGTCGCTGAGAGACTCCAACCCCGACGAGATCGAGATCGACTTCGAAACCCTCAAACCCTCCACGCTGAGAGAGCTGGAGCGCTACGTCAAGTCCTGcctgcagaggaagcagaggaagcTACTGC
- the brd3b gene encoding bromodomain-containing protein 3b isoform X2 — protein sequence MQNVVVKTLWKHQFAWPFYQPVDAIKLCLADYHKVIKNPMDMGTIKKRLENNYYWSASEAMQDFNTMFTNCYIYNKPTDDIVLMAQALEKIFLQKVAQMPQEEVALLPPAPKGKAKSKPPAPATTGTAVSQQAESSASPPTSYPSPSPSQTPVISTTPTPVQATPPVSAPQPPATMMPSAQPVVKKKGVKRKADTTTPTTSAISAGRADSPSAQDVKPAKLGSSRREAAARPAKTRKEGGEEAAGGEGGGAGGGVGAGGRKGGKLGEQLKHCDTILKEMLSKKHAAYAWPFYKPVDAEALELHDYHDIIKHPMDLSTVRKKMDNREYSDPQSFATDVRLMFSNCYKYNPPDHEVVAMARKLQDVFEMRFAKMPDEGSEASVPSTTPLVSKSTASSDSSNNSSSDESSDSEEERATRLAELQEQLKAVHEQLAVLSQAPVSKPKKKKEKKDKEKEKKKEKEKGNKGKTEEEKKPKAAAQPPKPANQKKAPARKANSTVTATRQPKKGGKTPGGGGGGSANGDDGEESSLPMSYDEKRQLSLDINRLPGEKLGRVVHIIQSREPSLRDSNPDEIEIDFETLKPSTLRELERYVKSCLQRKQRKLLQKAAGGGASGGGASRLSGSSSSSSDDSSSTGTSSSSDTD from the exons ATGCAGAACGTGGTAGTGAAGACTCTGTGGAAGCATCAGTTTGCCTGGCCCTTCTACCAGCCTGTCGATGCCATCAAGCTCTGCCTGGCT GACTACCACAAGGTGATAAAGAACCCGATGGACATGGGAACCATCAAAAAGCGTCTGGAGAACAACTACTACTGGAGTGCCAGTGAGGCCATGCAGGACTTCAACACCATGTTTACCAACTGTTACATCTACAAcaag cccacAGATGACATCGTGCTCATGGCCCAGGCTCTGGAGAAGATCTTCCTGCAGAAAGTTGCTCAGATGCCGCAGGAGGAAGTTGCTCTGTTGCCTCCTGCACCCAAAGGGAAGGCCAAGAGCAAGCCGCCTGCACCCGCCACCACAGGTACTGCAG TGAGCCAGCAGGCCGAGTCCTCCGCCTCTCCCCCCACATCCTAcccttccccctccccctctcagACGCCAGTCATCTCGACCACGCCCACCCCCGtccaggccacgccccctgtcTCCGCACCTCAGCCGCCGGCAACCATGATGCCCTCGGCACAGCCCGTCGTCAAG AAGAAGGGTGTGAAGAGGAAAGCCGACACCACAACTCCGACCACGTCTGCGATCTCTGCCGGTCGGGCCGACTCTCCGTCCGCACAGGACGTCAAGCCGGCCAAGCTGGGCTCGTCCCGCCGCGAGGCCGCCGCCCGCCCCGCCAAGACCCgcaaggagggaggagaggaggcagcggGGGGCGAGGGGGGCGGTGCCGGGGGCGGGGTGGGTGCGGGAGGCAGGAAGGGCGGGAAGCTGGGCGAGCAGCTGAAACACTGCGACACCATCCTGAAGGAGATGCTGTCCAAGAAGCACGCCGCCTACGCCTGGCCCTTCTACAAGCCTGTGGACGCCGAGGCACTGGAGCTGCACGACTaccatgacatcatcaagcACCCCATGGACCTGAGCACCGTCcgg aaaaagATGGACAACAGAGAGTACAGCGATCCTCAGAGCTTCGCCACAGACGTCAGGTTAATGTTCTCCAACTGCTACAAGTACAACCCACCAGACCACGAGGTGGTGGCCATGGCCCGCAAGCTGcag gatgTGTTTGAGATGCGTTTTGCGAAGATGCCAGACGAGGGCTCGGAGGCGTCGGTTCCCTCTACGACGCCATTGGTCAGTAAAAGCACCGCCTCCTccgacagcagcaacaactcCTCCTCCGACGAATCCTCTGACTCCGAGGAGGAGCGGGCCACGCGATTGGCCGAGCTACAGGAGCAG TTGAAGGCGGTCCATGAGCAGCTGGCTGTCCTGTCCCAGGCTCCAGTCAGCaaaccaaagaagaagaaggagaagaaggataaggagaaggagaagaagaaggagaaggagaaagggaacaaggggaagacagaggaggagaagaagccCAAGGCCGCCGCCCAGCCACCcaagccagccaatcagaagaaagCACCCGCCAGGAAAGCCAACAGCACGGTGACCGCCACCAG GCAACCCAAGAAGGGCGGCAAGACGccaggcggcggcggcggcggctcggcCAACGGAGACGACGGCGAGGAGTCGTCCCTGCCCATGTCGTACGACGAGAAGCGGCAGCTGAGCCTGGACATCAACCGGCTGCCGGGCGAGAAGCTGGGCCGCGTCGTGCACATCATCCAGTCCAGAGAGCCGTCGCTGAGAGACTCCAACCCCGACGAGATCGAGATCGACTTCGAAACCCTCAAACCCTCCACGCTGAGAGAGCTGGAGCGCTACGTCAAGTCCTGcctgcagaggaagcagaggaagcTACTGC
- the brd3b gene encoding bromodomain-containing protein 3b isoform X1, producing the protein MQNVVVKTLWKHQFAWPFYQPVDAIKLCLADYHKVIKNPMDMGTIKKRLENNYYWSASEAMQDFNTMFTNCYIYNKPTDDIVLMAQALEKIFLQKVAQMPQEEVALLPPAPKGKAKSKPPAPATTVSQQAESSASPPTSYPSPSPSQTPVISTTPTPVQATPPVSAPQPPATMMPSAQPVVKKKGVKRKADTTTPTTSAISAGRADSPSAQDVKPAKLGSSRREAAARPAKTRKEGGEEAAGGEGGGAGGGVGAGGRKGGKLGEQLKHCDTILKEMLSKKHAAYAWPFYKPVDAEALELHDYHDIIKHPMDLSTVRKKMDNREYSDPQSFATDVRLMFSNCYKYNPPDHEVVAMARKLQDVFEMRFAKMPDEGSEASVPSTTPLVSKSTASSDSSNNSSSDESSDSEEERATRLAELQEQVGAADQSQLKAVHEQLAVLSQAPVSKPKKKKEKKDKEKEKKKEKEKGNKGKTEEEKKPKAAAQPPKPANQKKAPARKANSTVTATRQPKKGGKTPGGGGGGSANGDDGEESSLPMSYDEKRQLSLDINRLPGEKLGRVVHIIQSREPSLRDSNPDEIEIDFETLKPSTLRELERYVKSCLQRKQRKLLQKAAGGGASGGGASRLSGSSSSSSDDSSSTGTSSSSDTD; encoded by the exons ATGCAGAACGTGGTAGTGAAGACTCTGTGGAAGCATCAGTTTGCCTGGCCCTTCTACCAGCCTGTCGATGCCATCAAGCTCTGCCTGGCT GACTACCACAAGGTGATAAAGAACCCGATGGACATGGGAACCATCAAAAAGCGTCTGGAGAACAACTACTACTGGAGTGCCAGTGAGGCCATGCAGGACTTCAACACCATGTTTACCAACTGTTACATCTACAAcaag cccacAGATGACATCGTGCTCATGGCCCAGGCTCTGGAGAAGATCTTCCTGCAGAAAGTTGCTCAGATGCCGCAGGAGGAAGTTGCTCTGTTGCCTCCTGCACCCAAAGGGAAGGCCAAGAGCAAGCCGCCTGCACCCGCCACCACAG TGAGCCAGCAGGCCGAGTCCTCCGCCTCTCCCCCCACATCCTAcccttccccctccccctctcagACGCCAGTCATCTCGACCACGCCCACCCCCGtccaggccacgccccctgtcTCCGCACCTCAGCCGCCGGCAACCATGATGCCCTCGGCACAGCCCGTCGTCAAG AAGAAGGGTGTGAAGAGGAAAGCCGACACCACAACTCCGACCACGTCTGCGATCTCTGCCGGTCGGGCCGACTCTCCGTCCGCACAGGACGTCAAGCCGGCCAAGCTGGGCTCGTCCCGCCGCGAGGCCGCCGCCCGCCCCGCCAAGACCCgcaaggagggaggagaggaggcagcggGGGGCGAGGGGGGCGGTGCCGGGGGCGGGGTGGGTGCGGGAGGCAGGAAGGGCGGGAAGCTGGGCGAGCAGCTGAAACACTGCGACACCATCCTGAAGGAGATGCTGTCCAAGAAGCACGCCGCCTACGCCTGGCCCTTCTACAAGCCTGTGGACGCCGAGGCACTGGAGCTGCACGACTaccatgacatcatcaagcACCCCATGGACCTGAGCACCGTCcgg aaaaagATGGACAACAGAGAGTACAGCGATCCTCAGAGCTTCGCCACAGACGTCAGGTTAATGTTCTCCAACTGCTACAAGTACAACCCACCAGACCACGAGGTGGTGGCCATGGCCCGCAAGCTGcag gatgTGTTTGAGATGCGTTTTGCGAAGATGCCAGACGAGGGCTCGGAGGCGTCGGTTCCCTCTACGACGCCATTGGTCAGTAAAAGCACCGCCTCCTccgacagcagcaacaactcCTCCTCCGACGAATCCTCTGACTCCGAGGAGGAGCGGGCCACGCGATTGGCCGAGCTACAGGAGCAGGTTGGTGCCGCCGACCAATCACAG TTGAAGGCGGTCCATGAGCAGCTGGCTGTCCTGTCCCAGGCTCCAGTCAGCaaaccaaagaagaagaaggagaagaaggataaggagaaggagaagaagaaggagaaggagaaagggaacaaggggaagacagaggaggagaagaagccCAAGGCCGCCGCCCAGCCACCcaagccagccaatcagaagaaagCACCCGCCAGGAAAGCCAACAGCACGGTGACCGCCACCAG GCAACCCAAGAAGGGCGGCAAGACGccaggcggcggcggcggcggctcggcCAACGGAGACGACGGCGAGGAGTCGTCCCTGCCCATGTCGTACGACGAGAAGCGGCAGCTGAGCCTGGACATCAACCGGCTGCCGGGCGAGAAGCTGGGCCGCGTCGTGCACATCATCCAGTCCAGAGAGCCGTCGCTGAGAGACTCCAACCCCGACGAGATCGAGATCGACTTCGAAACCCTCAAACCCTCCACGCTGAGAGAGCTGGAGCGCTACGTCAAGTCCTGcctgcagaggaagcagaggaagcTACTGC